GTTGAGAGCCATAAGAACAGAAAACACAGCAATCACCCGGTTTTGGTTGTAGAAGCGTGTGGCAATGTTCGCACTCGTAGTACCACTGGCAGGCATCTGTCGGCATAATTTCTTCTTTGGCATAA
This portion of the Hydrogenovibrio marinus genome encodes:
- a CDS encoding GDCCVxC domain-containing (seleno)protein — protein: MQPVILESTITCPVCGYAKEEIMPTDACQWYYECEHCHTLLQPKPGDCCVFCSYGSQPCPPIQRKQSCCSTK